The Thermocrinis ruber genomic sequence TCCTATTACAGGGTCCAACTTTCCTTCCCTTGCCATCTGTGTGAGGTCCCTCGAGAACCTATCCAAGTTGGGAGTGGGTGCATATTTGGCGGTCTCCTGAGGAGGAAGCTCTCCAAGAAACTGAAGGACCTCCCTTCTGACAGAGTACTCATCAAGACCAAAGCCTCTTAGAATCCTGCCACCAAGACCCGTCTTTTCCCTAACAACTCCTATAAGCAGGTGCTCCGGTCCTACAAACTGATGGTGAAGTATACGCGCCTCTTCTACCGCGAACTCTAAAACCCTCTTGGCATCCGGAGCGAACAAGATCTCACCCGAGTGTGTACCCCTGGTAATCTGACCCAAGATGGCTCTGCGTACCTTTTCTGCAGTAAGACCAAACTTAGAAAGAATTAAGGTGGGAAGGTCCTCCTCCTTTATAAGGGCTAAGAGTATATGCTCACTGCCTAGGTATGTATGACCTAATTCAAGGGCTTCTTCCCTTGCCTGAAGTATAACTTGTCTTGCCTTTTCTGTAAACTTCTCAAACATCTCTTACACCTCTCTTTTATTAAAGATATCTCAAAGCTGTAAAGATTGCAATGGATAGTTAGCCTACAGTTCAAGCCTAGGCTGAAAGGATGTCCCAACGAGATATTCGTAGAAAAACTTCATGGAGAAAAGTCATAAAGAAAGAGTTTCTTAAAGGATTGGTCAGTGGTTCTGTTGGCTATGTGTCTTTCCTTTGGGACTTCATCTACCTCCACAAAGTAAAGACAGTTGGTAACACACTTGGAAACGCAGGAGGGAAGTAGGCTCTTTTCTAACCTCTTATAACAGTAATCACACTTTTCCACCTTCATGGTGTTCGGATTAAAGGCTATGGCACCATAGGGACAGGCTATAATGCATGCCTTACATCCTATGCACCTAATTTCATCCACGTAAACTATACCGTCTTGCCTCTTTCTCATGGCAGAAGTTGGGCAGGCAAAAACACAGGGTGCGGGATCACAGTGAAAGCAGTTCATGGGCAGAAAAAAGCCCGAGGGTTGATCTCCCACACCCTCTACTCGCAAAACTCTCATAGGCCTTATCCCAAAAACCTCCAGTTCCTTTTCCTGAACACAGGCAACCTCGCAAGAAAGACACCCAATACATCTATCCACATCTATAAGCATTACAGGTTTTCCCATGGTAGGTAATATATTATTAGCTATGGGAAAGATAGAGCAAACCCTTAAGCGTTTACTCTTAATAACCTTTATCTTCCTACTAGGGTGTGCTACCGCAACAAATCCAAGATTTACTCTCCTTCCAGAAAGCAAGGAAATTGAAATAGGTAAAAGTTATGTACCAACAGCCATAGAGGAGTTCGATGGCATATATCCTGAAAGGGAGGTCCAAAACTACATAACTCAATTGGGCAACAGGATAGCGAGGGTTACCTACAGAAACCTACCCTACAGATTTTACCTTGTTAATTCAGAACAGATAAACGCCTTTGCCCTTCCCGGAGGGCCGGTGTTCATAACGAGGGGACTACTTTTAAAGCTTGAAAACGAAAGTCAATTGGTGGGAGTTTTAGCCCACGAGCTTGGACACATAAACGCAAGACACCATGCAAGGTTCTTAGAAAAGATGACCGCACTCAACATACTTCTAAACATAGGGGCAATAGTTGTGGCAGATAAACCTTACGGACAAGCCCTAATACAGTTCGGTCAAATTGGCGGGCAACTTCTGGCACTAAAGTTCAGTAGGGACCAAGAAAGAGAAGCAGACAGGTTGGGCATTGAATTCACCGTCAAAAGTGGCTACGACCCAAGGGGTCTGATAGAGGTCTTTGAGATGTTTAAAAGTCTTGAAAAGACAAGGCCTCATGAGTGGCTATCTACACACCCGTTGCCCGAAACAAGGATTGCAGAAAACACACAGTTTATAAACAGGCTTTCCCTCTCTGGACCTTTAATAAAGGACAGCGAAGACTTCCAAAGGGTTAGGGCACACGGTTTAAAAACACAGCCTTCTTTTGAGGAGTTTTACAGAGGGAAAAAACTCTACAGAGAGGGCAAAAGAGCCTTGGCAAAGGAGCATTTTACCAGGGCTATAAACCTTTGGGATAAGAACTACATGGCTATGGTCTATTTAACCTTTATAAACTTGGATGAAGGAAATATAGGCACCGCTTATAACCTTGCAACAAGAGCCCATCAGCTGGCTCCTGATGTCTTTTCTACCAACTACGCCCTCGGAGTTGTGCATTTTAGAAGGGGGGAGCATAGAGAATCCATAAACTTCCTTGAAACAGCCCGCCAACTGATTCCAAACTACCCGGACGTGTATTACTACTTGGGAAGAAATTGGGAAGCCTTAGGGAACAGGCAGAAGGCTATAGAAAACTATAAAGTAGCCATTGAATTATCCGGCGGAAAAAGACCGTGGGAAAGGGACGCAAGGGAACGCTTGCAAAGACTTTAAGACAAAATATAATTTAATCTTATGAGAATTTTAACTTACCTTATAACGTTAGTCTTCCTCTTGGTCGCCTGCAAAAAGGAGCACACCTTTTACGGACATCTTTACGATGCGCCCGCCTACGATTTTGAGCTTACCTCTCAAGATGGTAAAAGGGTAAAACTATCGGACTATCTAAGGGAGAAAAAAATAGTGCTACTGTTTTTTGGCTATACCTTCTGTCCGGATGTATGCCCTACAGCACTTACCACTATGGCGGAGGTGATGAAAAATCTGAATGAGAAAGAAAGAGAAAGGGTGCAAGTTCTGTTTATAAGCGTGGACCCAGAGAGGGACACTCTTCAACAGTTGAAAAGCTATGTGCCCTTTTTCTATCCCACCTTTGTGGGTCTGACGGGAAGTCCCAAAGAGATAGAAAAAACCGCAAGGGAGTATAAGGCTTACTACAGAAAGGTAGAGGGAGAATCAAAGGGAGGCTACCTAATAGACCACACCGCCACCATATACCTTATAACTCCTGATGGTAAAATAAAACTCCTATACACACCCGCAAAGCAAGAACCCAAGAAAATGGCGGAGGATATACAATACCTACTCAAGAGTTTTTAAAAGAAATTTTTGAAAGAAACGGTTTTGAACTTTCCAAAGAACAGATTGAAAAGCTTTCAGTTTACCTAAAAGAACTGAGAAGATGGAACAGAGTGCATAATCTCACTGCCATAGAAGACACAAGGGAAATAGCCATAAGGCACTTTTTGGATTCCCTTACCCTTAGCCTTTGCTTTAAAGAAAAGAACGTGGATGTGGAAAAAAACACCTTCTGTGATGTAGGCAGTGGTGCTGGCTTTCCGGGCGCTGTGCTGAGCATATATTACGGTCCTGTTTTGAACATTACCCTTATAGAATCCGTTTCAAAGAAATGTGCCTTCCTTGAGTTCATAAAGGCTGAACTTGACCTGAGCTACGAGGTTATCTGCAAGAGGGCAGAGCATATCAACCTTGAGTTTGATTACGCAGTCTGCAGGGCGTTGGGAAAACTAAAAGATATAGAGCCAATCCTTTTGAAACTATCAAAAAAGGGTGCCTTTGTGATGAAAGGAAAAGAGTTGCCAGCAGGCTATCAATTTTGCAAAATAGACCTAAAGGACATAAAAGACAGCTACATTATCTTCATTCCAAAAACCAAATAGCCCGTATGGGCTACCATTATATCCTCCGGTCTTAATCTTTCATAAACGGGTTTGTATTTTCTGAGTAGAATCTCCATAACCTCCACACCAGCAAAGAGCCCATCCATTTCTTGCAAAAGGCGAGAAACTTGGTTTGTAGTGGGAAGTAAAAAACCGCACATGGCACTATTTTTCAGAACACTGTGGACTTTTTTCAAATACAGCCAAGGTTCCCTTACATCTACAAAGCAAGCGTCAAATTCTCTTCCCGAAAGGTCCGCATCCATAAAGTCCTGGTTTATAGCCTCCACATTTTTACAAAGTCCAAAGGTATCCCAATTTTTTAGGGCATTTTTGTAAAACTCCGGAGATACCTCATAGGCAACCACCCTGCCAGCAAGTTCCGAAAGCACTGCGGTTAGGGCACCACTACCTATACCAAACTCCAAAACCGTTGAGCTTTTGTTAATCCCAAGCTTAAAGGCTATGTAAAAAGCATCCTTCGGATATATGATCTGTGTCTTCCTCTTAAATCCATAGAGTATTATGGCTTCCAAGTTGGGCTTTAGAAGATAAAAACCATTCACCAGCGTACCGAACTCTTTTCCTACGACGTCTTCAAACTTTAAAGCGCGTTTCTTGTAGTTGAGATTAAAGTCTTTGGTTATCCTCCTTAAAAACCTCTTATCCTCTACCTGTATGAGGACAAAGTCTCCCTCTTGTATAGGCATTACCTTCTTATTTCAAAGACCATAGGTATTATAAGAGAATAACCCATCATCTGCCAGTGGGCGACCTCCACTATGGCAGATGGCACCGTTTCCACAAAAGGATGCAGGTCCTTTTCTGTGGCGCCATAAAGCTGAGTAAGTGCCATCCTACAGACTTTGAACTTTACGCCGTAGTGGGTAAGTCCCTCTATCCTCTCCACTATATCTTGGTATTTATCCCTGTTTTCTTTTAGAAAAACAGGAAGTTCTCTACCGTGGGAAACGACTACTATATCAATGTCCTCAAGGGAAAAGTTATAGGGAGGGTTCGTTAGTACGAAGATTACGTTGGAGATCCATCCAATGGCAGGTCTCATCTTCTCGGGATGGTCCAGGTAAATCTCAAAAACTACCTTGAATGGCTTTTTATACTCTGTTTGAACGAAAACCGCTTCTTTGCCAAAGGAGAGGAGGAATCCTAAAAGCAAAACTATTACCAACCTAGCCATTGGGTTAAATTTAATCCAAGCTATGAGAATAGCGGTAGGTATGAGCGGTGGTGTAGATAGTAGCGTGTGTGCCCTACTTTTAAAGGAGCAGGGGCACGAAGTTATTGGCATTACTCTACGTTTTCATCAAGAGGTGTGCGACGAGCTTAGGGTATGCTGTTCTCCAAAGGATGTGCAAGATGCGGCAAGGGTATCCCAAAGGCTTGGCATTCCACACCTTACCTTAGACTGGGAAAAACTGTTTGAGGAGAAGGTTATAAACATTTTCGTGAATGACCACCTGAAAGGCAACACACCCAATCCCTGCGCCATCTGCAACAGGGATGTAAAAACAGGATTTTTGGCAAGATATCTCCGAAAAGTAGCCCTCATAGACAAGCTGGCTACTGGTCATTACGCAAGGATTGTAGATTACAAAGGGAGAAAGCTAATAGCAAGGGGGAAGGACACAAAGAGGGACCAATCTTACTTTTTGGCTTTGATAAAAGAAGAAGATATAGAACTTTTAGAATTTCCACTAGGCGAGCTTACAAAAGAGGAGGTAAGGGAAATAGCCAAAAGGCATGGACTAGAGGTTGCCCAAAAGCCAGACTCTCAGGATGTTTGCTTTTTGATGGGAAAGGATGTGGGAAGCTTTCTGAGGGAAAGGTTAGGAAGCCAAGAAGGCTACTTTGTCTATAAAGGGCAGATAGTAGGAAAGCACAAGGGCTTTTATGCGTACACTGTAGGACAAAGAAAGGGTCTGGGCGTTGCCTTAGGAAAGCCCGTTTATGTGGTGGGCGTGGAACCTTCAAAGAACATAGTCTACTTGGGCGATGAGGAAGAGCTATACAGAGATTGGCTGATTTTAAGGGAAGTAAACTTTCACCTTCCACCGTCCCTTTGGGATGAGCCAAAGGCACAGGTCAGATACAGGAACACTCCAGTAAGGGTAAAGGGTATAAAACCCTTAGAGGATGGCAGGTATAAGGTATTCTTTGAAGAGAAGGTAAGAGGCATAACACCCGGTCAGGTTTGTGCCTTCTATGAAAATGATGTTCTACTTGCAGGCGGGATAATAGAGGAGTAAATTTAACAACATGGCTAAGGAGAAGGAAGAACTGAAGGTAGAGAGTTTAGAAGAGGAAGTGGAGCAGATGAAAAAAGAAGTTGGCAAGTTGCTTGAGTTCTTTCTGCCTCCTAAGGAGGTAAGAAGGGAGATCATGAAAAACATATACACCATTGAGTTTTCTATCTTAAATATCTTCAAAACTCTACTGGACTACAAGGTAAAAGAGCTTGAAAGAAGGTTGGAGGAAAGGGGAGAGGGTAAAAAGGAAAGGGTCAAGAAAATACAAGTAGAGTAAGGGTCTCCCTTTTCCCACTCCAAGCTGAGGTATCCTTCGGACAGGTTTTTATATTTTCCTCCTGTAGCTTCTATTTTCCCTCCTCCTCTTCTTATTCTTACCTTCTATATATTGCTTTTTATACAGAGGAATAATTAATAGGCAGGGCTTTTTTTTCACACCCAAACTCACCAAATCCTTGATTCTCTTGGGTTTGCAAAAAAGAATTTCACATCCCATGCCTGAAATCCTTGTCTCTCTTAGCTTAGACGAGATGAGAAATGTAACGGAAATCCCAATACTTACGGACAATTTTCACAATTTCACAATTTTGTCTCTAAGTGCTGGGAAATCCGAACAAAAATTTTGACGAAAATTCCGATACTTACGGACAAAAATGTGAAATTCCACTCAGAGCCTTGAAAATTCTTACTTTTAGCTATGTGAAATTCCCTTTGAAAAAGTGACGGAAATTCCATAACTTACGAAGGGCGTACTTTTTTCACATTTTTTCTCCTAAGTGCTGGAAAATCCGAACAAATTTTTTGACGGAAATTCCAATACTTACAGCCAGAAATGTGAAATTGTGAAAAGGGGATGTGAAATTCTGGGCTAAAAAATGATGGAAATTGCCATACTTACGGATAGTATGTGAAAAATCGGTCTTGGCTTAGTGGGACAATAATTACAGAAAGTCAGATTATATTAACAGCTGAGATGCTTAAAAGTTTTTTTTCTATCAATACATTTAGGTGTATAGCTGTTTTGATTAGTGATTCACATCATATTTTTAAAACCTTGATTAGCTGAGGGTTAAGCCATACTGTGATATTCTACAGATTTTATATTAACATTTTTGAGTGAGTGTGTAGAGTGGCACTGTCTGTTGAATTTTTTAAGCTTTTTGAATACTCTCTGTTGTGCTTATAATTAGACCTATGAGATTTTCTACCGAGGCAAAGTTGGGTGCTTTTGTGTTCGCGGTGGCGTCTGCCTTCGCCTTTTTGATTTTAACCTTTGGAGAGATTCCGGTTTTTAAACCCAATACTAAGGAATACATAGTGTATTTTCCTGATGTGGCTGGGCTTTCTGTGGGGGCGGAGGTTAGGGTGGCGGGTATAAAAAGCGGTAAGGTAAAGAGCGTTAGCTTAGAAGAAGGTAAGGTTAAGGTGGTTTTTGAGGTGGATAAGTCCGTTGCTATATACAAAGATGCGTCTGCGGGAATAGGAACATTGGGTCTTATGGGTGATAAATACCTTGCCATATATCCCGGTAGCCCTCAGGCAGGGTTGCTGGAAGAAGGGGGAGTTATAACTCAAACTACTGGTTTTTCGGACACTGACAAGATGATAAAGGATGTTGCAGAGGCGGCGCAGGCGATTAAGGTGCTTGCAGAGAGCTTTAAGGTCATTCTGGAAGAAAACAGGCAAGATTTAAGACAGTTGGTTATTAACTTAGAGGTGCTTACACGCAACCTAAATCAAATAGCCCTTGAGAACAGAGAAAACCTAAGGGGTGCCATATTCTCCATAAGGGTTTTGGCGGATAATTTAAACAGAACACTTCCACAGACTATAGAAAACATTGACAGGCTGGCGGTTGCTTTAGAGGGAATTGCCTCAGAAAACAGGAAGGATATAAGGGAAGTAGTTCAAAACCTTAGAGAACTTTCCCAAGGTATAAAGGCGGAGTTTCCTGAGCTGGTGAAAAATCTTAACGAGCTTTCTAAAAACCTTAACGCTGTTGTTTCAGAAAACAGGGAAGATCTAAGGGCTACCACGAAGAACCTATCGGAGGCAACCCAGAAGCTAAACCTTATCCTTGCGCAAATTGAAAGGGGCGAGGGAACCCTCGGTAAGCTTGTTAAAGATGAAGAACTGTACAAAAACATAACATCTGCTACGAGGACATTCTCCGAGGCTGGAGATGTTGCAAGGAGAACCAATCTTTACATAGGTTTTAGAGGAGAGTTGTATAAGGGCGGAGACGGTAAAGGGATTTTAAGCATAAAGATTCAACCGGATAACGAGAAGTACTATTTAGCGGAAGTTGTGGGCAACTCAAAGGGTAAGATAACTTTAGAAGAAACAACGACAGCTGGCACTGTAGTAAAAAAGCAGTTTAGTCCGCAATTTACCCTTCAGTATGCAAGGATCTTTCCTATAGCTGGTAAGGAGTCTGTCTTTAGGGGAGGTTTGAGAGAGTCAGCGGGAGGTGTTGGCTTTGACTTGGTTTATAGCAAAAGTATAATGTTCTATTCTGACCTTTGGGACTTTGGAAGGAAAACAGACCCTCAGGGTAAAAAACTCAAACCTAACTTGCAAGTGGGTGTTCAGTACAACACAAGGGGACCTCTGTACATTAGGGTGGGCGGTGATGACCTGCTGAACAGTAAGCTCAGGGGTGGAATGGTTGGCGTGGGTGTCCTATTTACCGACAACGACCTTAAGTATCTTTTGGGAACTGTTAGATTGCCTTTACCTTAAGCTTAAGTTGGTTTAAATTTTTTATAGCAATGTTTGAAAGGCACATTGAAAGACTCTATCTGATAA encodes the following:
- a CDS encoding 4Fe-4S dicluster domain-containing protein: MGKPVMLIDVDRCIGCLSCEVACVQEKELEVFGIRPMRVLRVEGVGDQPSGFFLPMNCFHCDPAPCVFACPTSAMRKRQDGIVYVDEIRCIGCKACIIACPYGAIAFNPNTMKVEKCDYCYKRLEKSLLPSCVSKCVTNCLYFVEVDEVPKERHIANRTTDQSFKKLFLYDFSP
- a CDS encoding M48 family metalloprotease, giving the protein MGKIEQTLKRLLLITFIFLLGCATATNPRFTLLPESKEIEIGKSYVPTAIEEFDGIYPEREVQNYITQLGNRIARVTYRNLPYRFYLVNSEQINAFALPGGPVFITRGLLLKLENESQLVGVLAHELGHINARHHARFLEKMTALNILLNIGAIVVADKPYGQALIQFGQIGGQLLALKFSRDQEREADRLGIEFTVKSGYDPRGLIEVFEMFKSLEKTRPHEWLSTHPLPETRIAENTQFINRLSLSGPLIKDSEDFQRVRAHGLKTQPSFEEFYRGKKLYREGKRALAKEHFTRAINLWDKNYMAMVYLTFINLDEGNIGTAYNLATRAHQLAPDVFSTNYALGVVHFRRGEHRESINFLETARQLIPNYPDVYYYLGRNWEALGNRQKAIENYKVAIELSGGKRPWERDARERLQRL
- a CDS encoding SCO family protein — translated: MRILTYLITLVFLLVACKKEHTFYGHLYDAPAYDFELTSQDGKRVKLSDYLREKKIVLLFFGYTFCPDVCPTALTTMAEVMKNLNEKERERVQVLFISVDPERDTLQQLKSYVPFFYPTFVGLTGSPKEIEKTAREYKAYYRKVEGESKGGYLIDHTATIYLITPDGKIKLLYTPAKQEPKKMAEDIQYLLKSF
- the rsmG gene encoding 16S rRNA (guanine(527)-N(7))-methyltransferase RsmG encodes the protein MEKLSVYLKELRRWNRVHNLTAIEDTREIAIRHFLDSLTLSLCFKEKNVDVEKNTFCDVGSGAGFPGAVLSIYYGPVLNITLIESVSKKCAFLEFIKAELDLSYEVICKRAEHINLEFDYAVCRALGKLKDIEPILLKLSKKGAFVMKGKELPAGYQFCKIDLKDIKDSYIIFIPKTK
- a CDS encoding tRNA (adenine-N1)-methyltransferase yields the protein MPIQEGDFVLIQVEDKRFLRRITKDFNLNYKKRALKFEDVVGKEFGTLVNGFYLLKPNLEAIILYGFKRKTQIIYPKDAFYIAFKLGINKSSTVLEFGIGSGALTAVLSELAGRVVAYEVSPEFYKNALKNWDTFGLCKNVEAINQDFMDADLSGREFDACFVDVREPWLYLKKVHSVLKNSAMCGFLLPTTNQVSRLLQEMDGLFAGVEVMEILLRKYKPVYERLRPEDIMVAHTGYLVFGMKIM
- a CDS encoding DsrE family protein: MARLVIVLLLGFLLSFGKEAVFVQTEYKKPFKVVFEIYLDHPEKMRPAIGWISNVIFVLTNPPYNFSLEDIDIVVVSHGRELPVFLKENRDKYQDIVERIEGLTHYGVKFKVCRMALTQLYGATEKDLHPFVETVPSAIVEVAHWQMMGYSLIIPMVFEIRR
- the mnmA gene encoding tRNA 2-thiouridine(34) synthase MnmA encodes the protein MRIAVGMSGGVDSSVCALLLKEQGHEVIGITLRFHQEVCDELRVCCSPKDVQDAARVSQRLGIPHLTLDWEKLFEEKVINIFVNDHLKGNTPNPCAICNRDVKTGFLARYLRKVALIDKLATGHYARIVDYKGRKLIARGKDTKRDQSYFLALIKEEDIELLEFPLGELTKEEVREIAKRHGLEVAQKPDSQDVCFLMGKDVGSFLRERLGSQEGYFVYKGQIVGKHKGFYAYTVGQRKGLGVALGKPVYVVGVEPSKNIVYLGDEEELYRDWLILREVNFHLPPSLWDEPKAQVRYRNTPVRVKGIKPLEDGRYKVFFEEKVRGITPGQVCAFYENDVLLAGGIIEE
- a CDS encoding MlaD family protein, which translates into the protein MRFSTEAKLGAFVFAVASAFAFLILTFGEIPVFKPNTKEYIVYFPDVAGLSVGAEVRVAGIKSGKVKSVSLEEGKVKVVFEVDKSVAIYKDASAGIGTLGLMGDKYLAIYPGSPQAGLLEEGGVITQTTGFSDTDKMIKDVAEAAQAIKVLAESFKVILEENRQDLRQLVINLEVLTRNLNQIALENRENLRGAIFSIRVLADNLNRTLPQTIENIDRLAVALEGIASENRKDIREVVQNLRELSQGIKAEFPELVKNLNELSKNLNAVVSENREDLRATTKNLSEATQKLNLILAQIERGEGTLGKLVKDEELYKNITSATRTFSEAGDVARRTNLYIGFRGELYKGGDGKGILSIKIQPDNEKYYLAEVVGNSKGKITLEETTTAGTVVKKQFSPQFTLQYARIFPIAGKESVFRGGLRESAGGVGFDLVYSKSIMFYSDLWDFGRKTDPQGKKLKPNLQVGVQYNTRGPLYIRVGGDDLLNSKLRGGMVGVGVLFTDNDLKYLLGTVRLPLP